Proteins encoded together in one bacterium window:
- a CDS encoding 2OG-Fe(II) oxygenase: MKQSIFLVAGRLASRIFFRFSCAFIIALLSFAQLCSAQQPLIPHDPNFLSLPNNARTEIISREPLIILINNFITDDEAKALKQAAQPLLKKSLVVDGEKIDIEHPDRTSSSAFLTIDSSSSLALPITKRATDFLRTTTTHAEGLQVVHYKNHQRYDTHFDYFDRTQPSGRAAIGARGQRVATVLVYLNDVQPDSGGETFFPKIGEGLKVRPQKNMAVFWYNVLPSGLEDGRTLHAGLPITGGEKYALNIWIRDPRLVNQVNETPTSLLVAANNEQADK, from the coding sequence ATGAAACAAAGTATTTTTTTGGTAGCTGGCCGCCTGGCAAGTAGGATCTTTTTTAGATTTTCTTGTGCTTTCATAATAGCTTTGCTCAGCTTTGCTCAGCTTTGCTCAGCTCAACAGCCACTCATCCCTCATGACCCCAATTTTTTGTCGTTGCCTAATAATGCGCGAACTGAGATCATTTCTCGCGAGCCTTTGATCATCTTGATCAATAATTTTATTACCGATGATGAGGCCAAAGCGCTCAAACAAGCAGCTCAACCTTTGCTCAAGAAATCGCTTGTTGTTGATGGTGAAAAGATTGATATTGAACATCCTGATAGAACATCAAGCTCGGCGTTTCTTACTATTGACTCATCCTCATCGCTTGCCTTGCCTATTACCAAGCGAGCAACTGATTTTCTGCGCACTACGACAACACACGCCGAAGGGCTTCAAGTTGTCCACTACAAAAATCATCAGCGTTATGATACACATTTCGATTATTTTGATCGAACCCAGCCAAGCGGACGAGCAGCAATTGGCGCCCGTGGTCAACGGGTTGCAACCGTTTTGGTTTACCTCAACGACGTGCAACCTGATTCTGGGGGTGAAACATTTTTCCCCAAAATTGGCGAGGGGCTTAAGGTTCGGCCTCAAAAAAATATGGCTGTTTTTTGGTATAACGTTCTGCCCTCAGGGCTGGAAGATGGAAGAACGTTGCACGCTGGTCTTCCGATAACTGGCGGTGAAAAATATGCACTTAATATTTGGATTCGAGACCCTCGTCTTGTTAATCAGGTAAATGAAACCCCGACCTCGCTATTAGTGGCTGCAAACAACGAGCAAGCTGATAAATAA